In one Vibrio rarus genomic region, the following are encoded:
- a CDS encoding mechanosensitive ion channel family protein, protein MRKGLLLLVFLCTAFIKVATAAEMDHLLQQQSQFSAQITKIEASSGEEALFIEDVLRRKNGVLRESIANLVTTAPDSEGLKTLIPAQATMLQALIVHADKQSEQLFKEARNASGAEKAEFQFLAQQRISSIDIYYTELATTFTWAKTLNLKLDDSGFKQDLQQRSQILYDIVIYIDSRKKALDERMTYTTEADKPDLETQVVALAQLQRFLLASMNNTVTLMSDFGLDVTDYKQTLFAMTGDINADVLDVNVAMGLFSQWLDSFKDWAFDNSPSLLVKLLVFLAILWVTRILSKIIANLVKKSVSHSKMDFSVLMQDFFISIVSKAVTFIGLLIALSQVGINLGPLLTGFGVAGVIIGFALQDTLSNFASGLMILIYRPFDVKDLVQVAGIQGTVSHMSLVSTTVRTLDNQTLVIPNNKIWGDVINNMTSERVRRVDMVFGIGYDDDFDFAKQIAIKVLENHDRVLKHPEMNVRVHTLNESSVDLIVRPWVRTDDYWDVYWDVTEEMKRQFDANGITIPFPQRDVHIYQTEQA, encoded by the coding sequence ATGCGTAAAGGATTATTACTGCTTGTTTTTCTCTGCACGGCTTTTATTAAAGTTGCAACCGCTGCAGAAATGGATCACCTCTTACAACAGCAGAGCCAGTTTTCTGCTCAGATCACTAAAATAGAAGCGTCATCGGGAGAAGAAGCCTTATTTATAGAAGATGTGTTAAGACGTAAAAATGGGGTTCTCAGAGAGAGCATCGCTAATTTAGTGACAACAGCGCCCGATAGCGAAGGGCTAAAAACACTGATCCCAGCCCAAGCCACTATGCTACAAGCATTGATCGTGCATGCTGATAAACAGTCAGAACAACTGTTTAAAGAAGCACGAAATGCCAGTGGGGCGGAAAAAGCAGAATTTCAATTTCTCGCCCAACAACGCATCAGTAGTATTGATATCTATTACACTGAACTCGCCACTACCTTTACTTGGGCCAAAACCTTAAACCTAAAATTAGATGACAGTGGATTTAAACAAGACTTACAACAACGTAGTCAAATTTTATACGATATTGTCATTTACATAGACAGTCGCAAAAAAGCCCTTGATGAACGCATGACCTACACCACGGAAGCCGATAAACCCGACCTAGAAACACAAGTGGTGGCATTGGCTCAGTTACAACGTTTTCTTCTGGCTAGTATGAATAATACCGTCACGCTAATGTCGGATTTTGGCTTAGACGTAACGGATTATAAACAGACCTTATTTGCAATGACTGGCGACATCAACGCCGATGTATTAGATGTCAATGTGGCTATGGGACTGTTCAGCCAATGGCTGGATTCTTTTAAAGATTGGGCCTTCGATAACTCCCCATCGCTACTGGTCAAATTGTTAGTGTTCTTAGCGATTTTATGGGTCACCCGAATTTTATCGAAAATCATCGCCAATCTTGTGAAAAAAAGCGTTTCGCACTCAAAAATGGACTTTAGTGTGTTAATGCAAGACTTCTTCATCTCCATAGTGTCAAAAGCCGTCACCTTTATTGGCTTGCTCATCGCTCTGTCTCAAGTTGGTATCAACCTAGGCCCGCTTTTGACCGGTTTTGGTGTGGCAGGGGTCATTATTGGCTTTGCATTACAAGATACCTTGTCTAACTTTGCGTCAGGATTAATGATTCTGATCTATCGCCCATTTGATGTAAAAGACTTGGTTCAGGTGGCGGGAATACAAGGCACAGTCAGCCACATGAGCTTAGTGTCTACGACTGTTCGCACGCTAGATAACCAAACATTAGTCATTCCAAATAATAAAATTTGGGGAGATGTCATTAATAATATGACCTCTGAACGAGTGCGACGTGTGGATATGGTGTTCGGCATTGGCTATGACGATGACTTTGATTTTGCTAAGCAAATAGCCATTAAAGTGCTAGAAAATCATGACCGAGTGCTAAAACACCCAGAGATGAATGTACGAGTACATACATTAAATGAGTCTTCAGTGGATCTTATCGTGCGACCTTGGGTAAGAACGGATGATTATTGGGATGTGTACTGGGATGTCACAGAAGAGATGAAACGTCAGTTTGATGCTAATGGCATTACTATTCCATTCCCTCAACGGGATGTGCATATTTACCAAACAGAGCAAGCGTAA
- the coxB gene encoding cytochrome c oxidase subunit II, giving the protein MGSISLAQAETGTSSFNTTQGVTEISGKVYHLHMLIFYICVAIAVVVFGVMFYSIIKHRKSKGAVAANFHESTKVEIIWTIIPIVILIGMAIPATKTLIEMEDTSESDLTIKITGSQWKWHYRYFEHDVAFFSYLSTSNEQITGIDEKGEHYLLEVDNPLVLPIGKKIRFLMTSDDVIHSWWVPDFAVKKDTIPGFINEAWTKIDKPGIYRGQCAELCGRNHGFMPIVVKAVSSDEFDAWVQSKEQEIAAAKIEQQQALQKTLSMDELMVLGKEVYEGRCAVCHQSNGLGVANVFPAMKGSAVVLGEVGTHIDIIMNGVNGTAMQAFATQLTAEEIAAVVTYERNAWDNNTGDVVQASDVNAQMNPEGD; this is encoded by the coding sequence ATGGGCAGTATTTCTCTCGCACAGGCTGAAACAGGCACTTCCTCTTTTAATACGACTCAAGGTGTAACTGAAATCAGTGGCAAGGTTTATCACTTGCATATGCTGATTTTTTATATTTGTGTTGCTATCGCCGTGGTGGTGTTTGGCGTGATGTTTTACTCCATTATTAAGCATCGTAAATCAAAAGGTGCGGTGGCAGCCAATTTTCATGAAAGCACCAAAGTGGAAATTATCTGGACGATTATCCCCATTGTTATTTTGATTGGTATGGCCATTCCCGCGACGAAAACCTTAATTGAGATGGAAGACACGAGTGAATCGGATCTGACCATTAAGATTACTGGCTCACAATGGAAATGGCATTATCGTTATTTTGAGCATGATGTGGCGTTTTTCAGTTATTTATCTACGAGTAATGAACAAATTACAGGGATAGATGAAAAAGGCGAACACTATCTGCTTGAAGTGGATAACCCACTCGTTTTGCCCATAGGTAAAAAAATCCGTTTTCTTATGACCTCTGATGATGTGATTCACTCATGGTGGGTGCCTGACTTTGCGGTGAAAAAAGATACCATTCCAGGGTTTATAAATGAAGCATGGACAAAAATAGATAAGCCGGGGATATACCGAGGTCAGTGTGCAGAGTTGTGTGGTCGTAATCACGGCTTTATGCCGATTGTGGTTAAGGCGGTGAGCAGTGACGAATTTGATGCTTGGGTGCAAAGTAAGGAGCAGGAAATTGCTGCGGCTAAAATTGAGCAACAACAAGCGTTACAAAAAACCTTGAGCATGGATGAACTTATGGTTTTAGGTAAAGAGGTGTATGAGGGGCGCTGTGCGGTATGCCATCAAAGTAATGGCTTAGGTGTAGCAAATGTATTTCCTGCAATGAAAGGAAGTGCAGTGGTTCTAGGGGAAGTAGGCACTCACATTGATATTATTATGAATGGGGTGAATGGCACTGCCATGCAGGCGTTTGCAACACAATTAACGGCAGAAGAAATAGCTGCGGTGGTGACGTATGAGCGTAATGCATGGGACAACAATACCGGTGACGTCGTGCAGGCATCTGACGTTAATGCGCAAATGAATCCGGAGGGTGACTGA
- a CDS encoding cytochrome c oxidase assembly protein: MSNQKLTLVLCGATLAMFGFGFALVPLYDILCEQLGINGKTSTVAAVPPTAMQVDKSRTIKVEFVSHISAGLPIAFEPQSKVIKVHPGEVVRTAYIATNHSQSALVAQAVPSVTPGLGATHFNKIECFCFNQQPLKAKQQAELPLLFYVEHDLPDSIHTLTLSYTLYDISDSVDNTNETFASSAVPEYEMQGDAL, from the coding sequence ATGTCGAATCAAAAACTCACTCTGGTACTGTGCGGCGCCACCTTAGCCATGTTTGGTTTTGGTTTTGCCTTGGTGCCTTTGTACGACATTTTGTGTGAGCAATTAGGTATTAACGGTAAAACGTCTACGGTGGCGGCCGTTCCCCCTACAGCGATGCAAGTGGATAAATCCCGAACCATTAAGGTGGAGTTTGTGTCGCATATTTCTGCTGGTTTGCCCATTGCTTTTGAGCCACAAAGTAAGGTGATAAAAGTTCATCCTGGGGAGGTGGTTCGCACCGCCTATATTGCCACTAATCATTCTCAATCAGCGCTGGTAGCACAAGCTGTGCCATCGGTAACACCCGGTTTGGGCGCGACCCATTTTAATAAAATAGAGTGTTTTTGTTTTAATCAGCAACCCTTAAAGGCTAAGCAACAAGCTGAGCTCCCTTTGCTATTTTATGTAGAACACGATCTGCCCGATTCCATACATACACTAACGTTGTCTTATACCCTTTATGACATCAGCGATAGTGTGGATAACACCAATGAAACATTCGCCTCCTCTGCCGTACCGGAGTATGAAATGCAAGGAGATGCACTATGA
- a CDS encoding cytochrome c oxidase subunit 3, with amino-acid sequence MNDKPSTYYVPAQSQWPLIAAFALFFIAVGAGMTVQTMDEKGGVGPWLLGLGFIGLLVVLAGWFSNVVQESLAGYYSEQITRSFKQGMSWFIFSEVMFFGAFFGALFYARMFSVPWLGGADNNVMTHEVLWPSFEAMWPLTETPAGVTTQAMGWQGLPLKNTVILLLSSVTLHMAHVSLEQNKRMALVVWLELTIVLAGFFLFYQAEEYIHAYQDMGLTLQSGIYGNTFFLLTGFHGMHVFIGTLFLIILLFRISKDHFSAHNHFAFQAGSWYWHFVDVVWLCLFIFVYVL; translated from the coding sequence ATGAACGACAAGCCGTCAACGTATTATGTTCCCGCACAAAGTCAGTGGCCGTTAATTGCAGCATTCGCTCTGTTTTTTATTGCCGTAGGCGCCGGTATGACAGTGCAGACTATGGATGAAAAAGGAGGCGTGGGCCCTTGGTTATTGGGGCTTGGGTTTATTGGTTTGCTGGTGGTGCTTGCAGGGTGGTTTAGCAACGTGGTTCAAGAATCATTGGCGGGATATTACAGCGAGCAGATCACACGATCTTTTAAACAAGGGATGAGTTGGTTTATTTTCTCTGAGGTGATGTTTTTTGGTGCCTTTTTTGGTGCTTTATTCTACGCCAGAATGTTTTCCGTCCCTTGGTTAGGCGGAGCCGATAATAACGTGATGACTCATGAAGTGCTTTGGCCATCTTTTGAAGCTATGTGGCCTCTCACGGAAACGCCGGCAGGGGTGACAACTCAAGCGATGGGGTGGCAGGGATTACCGCTAAAAAACACCGTTATTTTACTGTTATCCTCGGTCACTCTACATATGGCTCATGTCAGCCTTGAGCAAAACAAGCGTATGGCGTTGGTTGTGTGGCTTGAGTTGACCATTGTACTGGCAGGTTTTTTCCTGTTTTATCAAGCCGAAGAGTATATCCATGCTTACCAAGATATGGGGCTCACATTGCAATCTGGCATTTATGGCAACACCTTCTTTTTGCTTACTGGTTTTCATGGAATGCATGTTTTTATTGGCACACTCTTTCTGATTATATTGCTCTTTAGAATTAGCAAAGATCATTTTTCAGCCCACAATCATTTCGCTTTTCAGGCGGGCAGTTGGTATTGGCATTTTGTGGATGTGGTGTGGTTGTGTTTGTTCATATTTGTGTATGTGCTGTAG
- a CDS encoding DUF2909 domain-containing protein, producing MAPLLFKSIIILCLLFIVFNLALALVNMVREKPDNPTAMTRYLGRRVVLSAVVILFLILALKLGWIIPNQRPY from the coding sequence ATGGCACCACTACTATTCAAATCAATCATCATCCTGTGTTTGCTGTTTATCGTATTTAATCTTGCCCTTGCTCTGGTGAACATGGTGCGTGAAAAACCCGATAATCCCACTGCCATGACTCGCTATTTAGGGCGTCGTGTTGTCCTCTCTGCGGTGGTTATCTTGTTTCTGATCCTGGCATTAAAACTAGGCTGGATTATCCCCAACCAAAGGCCATATTAA
- a CDS encoding SURF1 family protein has product MIDLNSSGAIRSSKSSYKVLGVKAFWIVATVLTVALFVVLVKLGFWQLSRGEEKQHLEQQLLTRDQMPALSIEQVVSFAAQSNVTGYPLTVAVTAQSQPLIYLDNVTHDSKVGYRVLQPMSVSVEGESRLLLVELGFINAAVTRDTLPAVTAINSQEQQTFSGRVYQKSANPLSHDVMAEQMATSIRIQNLNLQQLAVILEKPLLGFVFQPSVIPDSDLPMLWSPYPMTSQKHFGYALQWFSMAIVYAVLVILFVLRKRKVKE; this is encoded by the coding sequence ATGATTGATTTGAATAGTAGTGGTGCCATCAGATCCTCTAAGTCTTCTTATAAAGTTCTTGGGGTAAAAGCATTTTGGATAGTAGCGACGGTATTAACTGTGGCTCTGTTTGTGGTTTTGGTCAAATTAGGTTTTTGGCAACTTTCGCGAGGAGAGGAAAAGCAGCACTTAGAGCAGCAATTGCTGACAAGAGATCAAATGCCGGCGTTGTCTATTGAGCAAGTGGTCAGTTTTGCCGCGCAATCGAATGTGACGGGATACCCTTTAACAGTGGCTGTGACTGCGCAATCACAACCTTTAATTTATTTAGATAATGTCACTCATGATAGCAAGGTAGGTTATCGGGTACTGCAACCGATGAGTGTCAGTGTAGAGGGTGAAAGTAGACTATTGTTGGTTGAATTAGGTTTTATTAATGCAGCTGTAACACGAGATACATTACCTGCTGTCACTGCCATCAACAGTCAGGAACAGCAAACCTTTAGTGGCAGGGTGTACCAAAAAAGTGCCAACCCCCTCAGCCATGATGTGATGGCAGAGCAGATGGCCACCTCTATTCGTATTCAGAATCTGAATTTACAGCAATTGGCGGTGATTTTAGAGAAGCCATTATTGGGTTTTGTTTTTCAGCCTAGCGTTATACCAGATAGTGATCTACCTATGCTTTGGTCCCCTTACCCAATGACGTCACAGAAGCATTTTGGCTATGCATTGCAGTGGTTTTCCATGGCGATAGTGTATGCGGTGCTGGTGATTTTGTTTGTCTTAAGAAAGAGAAAAGTTAAGGAATGA
- a CDS encoding COX15/CtaA family protein — MQGCISVKRLTWVALAMTLLVIALGAYTRLADAGLGCPDWPGCYGKIAVPMQAEEIAQAQQRFPERVLEVEKAWLEMIHRYFAGTLGLVVFALSFLLWKNSVTSKVLPVVLSGVIIAQAALGMWTVTLKLMPAIVMLHLLGGFTLFSLLTLLQCHLRSASLACSQLPHSTLRSVRGIAVCATLVLVVQIMLGGWTSANYAALMCSSLPICEGEWQNHLDFYNGFNLVQTGFDNYEFGVLDYSARMTIHVTHRVGAMVTSIALLALIVQLWRTSLIAARGYATAIGIGLIIQLGLGMANVVFHLPLLNAVMHNLGAALLLVTLVATQYFLWMKVSALRARTHEAEREYLL, encoded by the coding sequence ATGCAAGGATGCATTTCAGTAAAGAGATTAACTTGGGTTGCATTAGCCATGACTTTACTGGTGATTGCATTGGGTGCGTATACCCGTCTTGCAGATGCGGGGCTAGGTTGCCCTGATTGGCCTGGATGTTATGGGAAAATTGCTGTCCCCATGCAGGCAGAAGAGATAGCGCAAGCGCAGCAACGTTTTCCTGAAAGAGTGTTAGAAGTAGAGAAAGCTTGGCTGGAAATGATTCATCGTTACTTTGCAGGTACATTGGGCTTAGTCGTGTTCGCACTTTCTTTTTTGCTTTGGAAAAACTCAGTTACGTCTAAAGTGTTGCCGGTGGTATTAAGTGGCGTGATCATCGCTCAAGCCGCCCTTGGCATGTGGACAGTGACGTTAAAGTTGATGCCTGCGATTGTGATGCTTCATTTACTTGGAGGGTTTACGTTATTTAGTTTATTGACTCTCTTACAGTGCCATTTAAGAAGCGCTTCTCTGGCGTGTAGCCAACTTCCCCACTCTACTTTGCGATCGGTGCGCGGGATTGCTGTTTGCGCCACCTTAGTGTTAGTTGTGCAAATCATGCTTGGTGGCTGGACATCTGCCAATTATGCGGCGTTGATGTGCTCATCCTTACCCATCTGTGAGGGAGAGTGGCAAAACCATTTGGATTTTTACAATGGTTTTAACTTGGTGCAAACAGGCTTTGATAATTACGAGTTTGGAGTATTGGATTATAGCGCTCGAATGACAATCCACGTGACTCATCGAGTGGGTGCCATGGTGACGAGTATAGCCTTACTCGCATTGATAGTTCAGCTGTGGCGAACTTCGTTAATAGCCGCAAGAGGTTACGCAACGGCGATAGGAATTGGGCTTATCATTCAGTTAGGTTTGGGAATGGCTAATGTCGTGTTTCATCTACCTTTGCTGAATGCAGTGATGCATAACTTAGGCGCGGCGTTGTTGTTGGTTACCTTAGTCGCAACACAGTATTTTTTATGGATGAAAGTGAGCGCGTTACGTGCACGTACTCATGAAGCTGAAAGGGAGTATTTGCTATGA
- the cyoE gene encoding heme o synthase, whose translation MSHLVGTQTRVSQKSALYSYYQLTKPKVVALMLLTAVVGMCLAMPGALPLQQSLFALLGIGFMAGSAAAFNHLIDQRIDAIMARTYKRPLPSGELSSSRVFIFATAIGMAGFAVLWLGVNTLTALLTFASLLGYAVIYTMYLKRATPQNIVIAGIAGAMPPLLGWVAVTGELHANAWLLVMIIFIWTPPHFWALAIHRKEDYAKADIPMLPVTHGVSYTKTSILLYTILLAVVCAMPAVVGMSGQIYLASSTILSAGFIYHAWKLKYKSDNKQAMTTFKFSIYHLMLLFIALLIDHYL comes from the coding sequence ATGAGTCACCTTGTTGGTACACAAACACGAGTTAGCCAAAAAAGTGCGTTGTATAGCTACTATCAGCTAACAAAGCCGAAAGTGGTGGCGCTGATGTTGTTAACCGCTGTGGTAGGGATGTGCTTGGCTATGCCCGGCGCTTTGCCATTACAGCAATCATTGTTCGCCTTGTTAGGCATAGGGTTTATGGCAGGTTCTGCCGCCGCATTTAATCACCTTATTGACCAACGCATTGATGCTATTATGGCACGCACCTACAAACGACCTCTTCCATCTGGCGAACTCTCTTCTTCTCGAGTATTTATCTTTGCCACGGCTATTGGTATGGCTGGTTTTGCTGTCTTATGGTTGGGGGTGAATACGCTAACAGCACTATTAACTTTTGCCAGTCTGTTAGGTTATGCGGTGATTTATACGATGTACCTGAAAAGAGCCACTCCACAGAACATTGTGATTGCCGGTATTGCTGGGGCGATGCCACCATTGCTTGGCTGGGTTGCTGTCACTGGAGAGTTGCATGCTAACGCATGGTTATTGGTGATGATTATCTTCATTTGGACCCCACCCCACTTTTGGGCGTTAGCCATTCATCGCAAAGAGGACTATGCCAAGGCTGACATCCCAATGTTGCCTGTTACACACGGCGTCTCATACACAAAAACTAGCATCTTACTGTATACCATTTTATTGGCAGTAGTCTGTGCAATGCCTGCTGTTGTGGGTATGAGTGGCCAGATATACCTTGCCAGTTCAACGATATTAAGTGCAGGCTTTATCTACCATGCATGGAAGCTAAAATACAAATCCGACAACAAACAAGCCATGACCACATTCAAGTTCTCCATCTATCATTTGATGCTACTATTTATAGCCCTATTAATAGACCATTACCTATGA
- a CDS encoding transposase yields MPCPRRTQISIEDTPYYHCCSRVVRRAFLCGHDSYSGKNYDHRRGWVEALLTKLATVFAIDVAAFAIMSNHLHVVLRIDIDKANNWSDKEVLEQWHKCFKGDALTHKFVQGDLVEAFELPQLKHAIATYRSRLCDISWFMRCLNEPIARQANQEDNCTGRFWEGRFKSQALLDETALLTCMAYVDLNPIRAKMATTVEQSNHTSIQLRIRAAIKGEQPKTLLPFVGNEQQHQDKGIHFSLSDYLSLVNETGRIIRNDKRGSLDDAHPSLLEKMNLSQETWLKLIVEFGHLFHGPVGTLEEMTSYCEHLEKRRRHFSRCCQHLKHS; encoded by the coding sequence ATGCCATGCCCTCGCAGAACTCAAATTAGTATTGAAGATACGCCCTACTACCACTGTTGTAGCCGTGTTGTCAGGCGTGCTTTCCTCTGTGGTCACGATTCATATTCTGGTAAAAACTACGACCATCGCCGAGGTTGGGTTGAGGCACTGCTGACCAAACTAGCCACCGTATTTGCCATTGATGTGGCCGCTTTTGCCATAATGTCCAACCATTTACATGTGGTGTTACGCATTGATATCGATAAAGCGAACAATTGGAGTGATAAAGAAGTCCTTGAGCAGTGGCATAAGTGTTTTAAAGGCGATGCCTTAACGCATAAATTTGTCCAAGGTGACCTAGTCGAAGCGTTTGAACTCCCCCAACTCAAACACGCCATCGCCACTTACCGTAGCCGCTTGTGTGACATTAGTTGGTTTATGCGTTGTTTGAATGAGCCTATAGCGCGGCAAGCAAATCAAGAAGATAACTGCACTGGCCGCTTTTGGGAGGGGCGCTTTAAATCACAAGCCCTACTTGATGAGACGGCTCTATTAACCTGCATGGCCTACGTGGATTTAAACCCCATTAGAGCGAAAATGGCCACAACGGTTGAGCAATCAAACCACACCAGCATTCAACTGCGCATACGAGCTGCAATAAAAGGTGAGCAACCTAAAACCTTGTTACCCTTTGTCGGAAATGAGCAGCAACATCAAGATAAAGGGATTCACTTTTCATTATCTGATTATCTCAGTTTAGTGAATGAAACCGGACGGATTATTCGTAATGATAAGCGAGGCAGTTTGGATGATGCTCATCCGTCACTTCTTGAAAAAATGAACCTTTCTCAAGAGACGTGGCTGAAACTGATAGTAGAGTTTGGCCATTTATTCCATGGCCCCGTCGGGACACTAGAAGAGATGACTTCCTATTGTGAACATTTAGAAAAACGACGACGGCATTTTTCTAGATGTTGTCAGCATCTGAAGCACAGTTAA
- a CDS encoding RpiB/LacA/LacB family sugar-phosphate isomerase yields the protein MKIALMMENSQAPKNAMVATELNNVAGGLGHDVFNLGMTDENDHHLTYVHLGIMASILLNSKAVDFVVTGCGTGQGALMACNLHPGVVCGYCLEPSDAFLFNQINNGNALSLAFAKGFGWAGELNVRYIFEKAFTGTRGEGYPVERAAPQQANAAILNNVKSAVCKDVVSSLRAIDQTLVKQAVGSAHFQECFFANCQDTEIAEYVRSVIA from the coding sequence ATGAAAATCGCACTTATGATGGAAAACAGCCAAGCACCTAAAAATGCAATGGTAGCAACTGAGCTAAACAACGTCGCTGGTGGCTTAGGTCATGATGTCTTTAACCTAGGTATGACTGATGAAAACGATCATCATTTAACTTATGTTCACCTAGGTATTATGGCGAGCATTCTTCTGAACTCTAAAGCTGTAGACTTTGTGGTAACGGGTTGTGGCACAGGGCAAGGTGCATTGATGGCCTGTAACCTCCACCCCGGAGTAGTGTGTGGTTATTGCCTAGAGCCTTCTGATGCATTCCTTTTCAACCAAATTAATAACGGCAATGCACTTTCTTTAGCTTTTGCTAAAGGCTTTGGTTGGGCCGGTGAATTAAACGTGCGTTATATTTTTGAAAAAGCATTTACAGGCACTCGTGGCGAAGGGTACCCAGTTGAGCGTGCCGCGCCTCAACAAGCCAATGCCGCTATTTTGAATAATGTAAAATCTGCAGTTTGCAAAGACGTCGTGTCTTCTTTACGTGCTATCGATCAAACGCTGGTTAAACAAGCCGTAGGCAGTGCGCATTTTCAAGAGTGCTTCTTTGCTAACTGTCAAGATACGGAGATCGCAGAGTACGTGCGCTCTGTTATTGCTTAA
- a CDS encoding NADP-dependent oxidoreductase, with translation MTAINRQLVLASRPVGAPTTENFRLNHGDVPKIGTGEVLLRSVYLSLDPYMRGRMSDAKSYADPVALGEVMVGGSVCQIVESNNSEFTKGGWVLAYSGWQDYSISKGDGLLKLGINPQHPSYALGVMGMPGFTAYMGLLEIGQPKAGETVVVAAATGAVGSMVGQIAKIKGCKVIGIAGSDEKCSFAVDSLGFDACINHKDPDFATQLTNACSNGIDVYFENVGGMVFDNVLPLLNTSARIPLCGLISQYNATSLPDGPDRLSMLMGQLLVKRIKMQAFIIFDDYGHRYPEFAQQMTTWLSEGKIVYKEHLIQGLEKAPEAFIGLLQGNNFGKLIVQTNQPL, from the coding sequence ATGACAGCCATCAATCGCCAACTTGTTCTAGCCTCTCGCCCCGTTGGTGCTCCAACAACGGAAAACTTTCGTTTAAATCATGGGGATGTACCCAAAATAGGTACTGGCGAAGTCTTGTTGCGCAGTGTGTATCTATCTCTAGATCCTTACATGCGTGGCAGAATGAGTGATGCCAAATCTTATGCAGATCCTGTCGCCCTTGGTGAGGTTATGGTCGGGGGTAGCGTTTGCCAAATAGTCGAATCAAATAACAGTGAATTCACCAAAGGTGGGTGGGTACTCGCTTATAGTGGATGGCAAGACTACTCAATATCTAAGGGCGACGGTCTACTAAAGTTGGGAATAAATCCCCAACACCCTTCTTATGCGCTAGGGGTGATGGGAATGCCAGGCTTTACCGCTTATATGGGCCTTCTTGAAATAGGTCAGCCAAAGGCTGGAGAAACAGTTGTCGTCGCAGCTGCCACGGGTGCTGTAGGTTCTATGGTGGGTCAAATAGCCAAGATAAAAGGCTGTAAAGTCATTGGTATTGCAGGCAGCGATGAGAAATGCAGCTTTGCCGTCGATAGCTTAGGGTTTGATGCTTGTATCAATCACAAAGATCCGGATTTTGCTACGCAACTGACGAATGCTTGCAGTAATGGTATTGATGTTTACTTTGAAAATGTTGGAGGAATGGTATTTGATAATGTATTACCTCTGTTAAATACCTCAGCGCGCATTCCATTATGCGGTTTAATTTCGCAATACAACGCAACCTCGCTACCAGATGGACCTGATAGGTTATCAATGCTAATGGGGCAACTTCTGGTGAAACGAATTAAAATGCAAGCTTTTATTATCTTCGATGACTATGGCCATCGTTATCCTGAATTTGCCCAACAGATGACCACTTGGTTAAGCGAAGGAAAGATCGTCTATAAAGAACATCTTATTCAAGGGCTGGAAAAAGCGCCAGAGGCTTTCATTGGTCTTCTACAAGGCAACAATTTTGGCAAGTTAATCGTACAAACCAATCAGCCACTGTAA